AAGAGGACCCTAAGCTCCAGATGAGAACCCCTGGCCAACATCTTGGTTTCAGCCTAGGGAGACCTggagcagaggacccagttatGCTATGCCCCAACTTCTGACCTACGgagctgtgagataataaacatgtattgtATTGTTTTAAGACCCTAAGTTTGGGGATAATTTATTACCCAAACCAGCACCTTCTCTTTGCGGCCTTCTTATTTTCCCATGGGGTTCTCCACACCTTTTGTGGCACTCATACGACCCTTCACACCAACTGTCCTGGAGTGCTCAGTGTATCATGCAGCTCCCACATCACCTGGGGAGTGGTAATCAGCAGGTGAGAGCATTGGCAGGTCCACTGCCTGTCATTTTGTGCCAGTGACACTTGATAGAGTGTCTGGTGTGTATGAGCTATTCTGTAATTGgttgtagaatgaatgaaaagCCATCCCGTGTGGTATGCCTATAACATTCTACTTTATTATGGGAACTGATGGGGCCTGGGTTGTCGGAGGGTGCTTCCAAGAGCAGTTCCTGGTATACTTCAGCCTAGGGCCCCAGGATAGTCACCAGCCCAGACCtaatttaatgttaatttttaatgtgGGGCCTCCTATATTATGAGGGTAGTGATAATTCTCTCTCCAAACCCATTTGAGGTCTCTCCATCCCACATTTTAGTGTCTTCTCAAACCAtcattcctttgccttttcaCATCTGTGGAGGGAGACAGACCTGagaatctcagctctgctactCACTAGCTAGGAATCCATTATTTTACTCCTCTGAGtatgtttccttgtctataaatggGCAAAATAATTCTTACTGCTGGCAGAACTGTTGTAAGGATTCTGAGAGTGTATCCCGTACTTTGGAAGGTAAGCTCCATACAGGTCACAGGCCTGCCCTTTTTGTTCATGGCTGTGTTCCCAgtcgccccctccctccctccctcaataagtgctcaataaatttatgGAATGAACAGCTTAGATAAAGAATTTAGCACAATACCTGGTAGGTAGTAAGCATCCCACAAATGGCAGTTTTTATTACGTTATTTTGCAAAGGAGGAAACTCACCTGGGGTGTCTATCCAGGTGTTCTGTCCTGATTCAAATTCCACAGATTTCCCCATTTTATCACGCTATTTTTAATGAGGTAATCATACACGCAGGGGTCATAAGAACCTCTCTCAAAGCTCCCACTGACCAATGGACAGCCCTTAAATACAACACTCCCAAGAAAACTGACCCTCTCCCAGCATTTATGGGGGAGTCAGGATTCCAACAAAACCAGGAAGGACCAAATTCCAAAGCAAATAAACTCGACTCATTCCCCACCCTGGGGGAGGGTGTTCACCCCCGTTTTGCTAAAGATAGAGCGCCGGTCCTCCCGGGGAACTTCCTGGCTTTTATTAGTTCGTAATCCCAAATGTTAActtttcaaagatttttcttttttaagtgtgGGTGTGAAAGTGCTTCCCTAATCACATCTTGCGGGAGGATCTGGAACATCTGTACATTATTTGAAAACCTAGCATCCGGTTCGGATGTTTGGGTGGGTGGGAGACCCTGCGTGGTGGGATGAAACAGCAGGGGCACGTTAAAAACAAGTCAAGATGGCTTTTAAACAGAGGCAGAAAAATTAGGCAAAAATTACAAATGGCTAATCACCTTGGCTCAATTACACGTTTAATCAATAGCCCTCATCCCCCACTTTTAGCACCGGCGTAAGGGGGAAAAATAGGGCGCTTAGAAGTCTAAGCGATAAAGATCTTTCTCACCAAGAGCCAAGGGACAAAACTCATTACAGATAAGCCCAGTCTTCCATTTCCCCCGGACGCCTCTCCACGATTGCTGAAGTGGTTGCCGCTCCCCGGGGTAGCTGCCAGGAAATCGGTCCTGCCCCGCGGTGCAGCTTTCACCCAGCCAGGGGTTAGAGGCGCACTTCCTGCACCCTCCCCACCAGCAGGCTGTGGTGCGGGAACCTTCCCTCCTCCCGTGGAGCGGCGAGTTGGGAAAACTCCGCCACTGATCCACCGTGGCGCGGGGAAAGGGTGTGTGGGACTCGAAAGGGCTGGTTTTTCCAAGCCTAGGATCGatatttctcccctcccccacctctccctgGCCGGGAACAAGACCAAAGGaagcccaaaaagaaaaaaaaaaagaaagaaagaaattaaacccCAACGCGGAGCCCGAGTGCGAAGGCCGCTTGGCTTTGTTTCCAGGCAGGGGCATTCGCCGGGATGGGGGCGCGAGCAGGGAGTGAGCAGGGGGCGGGAAGGGCGCGCCCCACCGCGGTGCTGCCAGGGCGAAGAAACCCAACATGAAACCTCCTCGCCCTGTAAAGGCAGCAGGCCGCCCCCTCCTCTCCTCAAACCGGAGCCAGGGCCTCCCAAGTCTCGGATACGCGAGCAACGCAGACGGGGACGGGGGAAACCTCGCCAAGCCCGCACGCAGCGCGGCGTCTTTAAGAACTCGCAGGACTGGAATCTGGCAGAGACTCGCCGGTCCCGAAGGCAGTcgctctcctccctctctccgaGACCCGTCCGGAGCGGCCCCCAGCCCCGAAACTGCCCCAGACGACTCTGCAGCACCCGGGGCTGCGGGCGGGGAGAACCGGGTTGTGGGACGCCTGCGAGGTGGGAGCCGAGTGCGGCTGCTTTAAGAGCGCGGGGCGCGCGCGCCCGCCCGCCGCCGGCAGCCCGGCTGCGCGCCCTGGGtcgcgcgccgccgccgccaccgccgccgcgcGCCCCTTGCTCGCTCGCTCGCCGGCTTTAAAGTCTCTGCCAGGATCCATGCTCACATGTTACTTCCTGTATGGAGGCATGGCTAGTTTCCAGCCCCGCGCTCCCCGATCCTCCCCAGCTCGCGCCAGAGCCACAACTTTCAGGAGCATGGACTGAAGGCGCCCTCGCCCCAGCGCCCCTCTGAGATCCTTTGTGTTTCCCTCGGTTTCCTCTGGCTGTTTCTATTTTGGGGGGCTCTTCGCTCCCCCCGCCTTTACCCTCCTCTTCCCCGCTCGCAAACATGCCTTCTTCCTTCCCCGGGCCCTGGAAGGAGCTGCCTGCCTGAAGCCCGGAGACGCAGCGCCGCGCTCagccccgccgccgcccgccggcTCTCGGGCTGCTCTGCCGACTCAAGTTGGGGATCCTCGGCtgctcgccgccgccgccgccgcctgcgGTCCTTGCCTACCCCGGGCCCCAGGCATCACCGCCGCCCGCCGACTCCTCGCCCTGCCCGCTCGGCTCGCTCCTTTTTGAACGGAAAGCAGCCCTTCTCCGCCGAGGATCGTCCCCAGCGTGGCTCCGCGTTCTCGGTCACTTTTTGAGATTTTCCGGGGGGCGCTCGGCGGCTTCCCGGATTCCAGGGGGACTCGGTCCGCCGAGCGCGGGGGCCCAGTAGAGCGGACTAGCAGGGGAAGAGCCCGGGCTTAGCGGAGGCTTACACCGAGGCAAGAACTTATTCAACAAGTTTACCCCCCCTGCTTTCTTCTTTTCGATGTGCGTTTTCGGACATGCGGAGGTTACTGGAACCGTGTTGGTGGATTTTGTTCCTGAAAATCACCAGTTCCGTGCTCCATTATGTCGTGTGCTTCCCCGGTGAGTGCCGGCCGCCGAGGGGACGCGGCCGTGGCCAGCGCGCGCGGGGGATGCGGAGTTGCCGCCGGGGCATGGAGCTCGGGTGCCCGTCCCGGGGACCCCGGAGAGGGTGGAGGGGGGGTCGACGCCCGCGGAGGAGAGAGGGAGCCGCTCCGCTGGGTCTGGCGGCGTAATTAGGGAGGCTGGTGGTTGGGCAGGGTGGAAGCAGGGGCTGGCCGGGGAGGGGGACAGGGGCCGCAGGAGTCTGTCTCTCGCTCGGGTTTAGGGGGCCTGGGGGAGTCGGAGTCAGGAGAAAAGAAGACTCGTTCTGTTGACCCGCCGCTGTTCGGGAGAGCTAGCGCTCTGGGGCTGTTGGGGAGATTGGGGCCATGGGGAGTATGTCTCTGTGGGTTTGGGGGGCCCAGGGTGCGTCCGTCGCTCAGGCGAGGATTGAAGGGGCTCAGAAGGTGGGGGGCTTGATTTGCTGCTCCCCGACTCTTTGGAGAGGCTAGTGTTCGGGGACTGGAAGCTGGAGGCTGGCCGTGGCGGACTGGGGATGTTGGGAGCAGGCTGCGTTCTGGTCTCGGGGGTCAGGGACGACCCTAGCTCGGGGCTGGGGCACGAGCTGAGCTTCGGTGCCGGCGCGATGGAGCCTTCCTGGGCGCGGGGGCCTGGGCGcggtgggagggcagggagcaggcGGTTTAGGGAGATTCGTGGCTCCCCCAGCCCGGGCCCGCGGCCCCTTTATCCCCCAACTCTGCTTGGCTGGGCTGCTCGGGTCGGGGCGCGGGGGGGCGGGTCGGGGGCTGGGTTGCTCTTCGTGCCGGggcagatttttttctgtgtcGCGCCCTGCCTACCTTCATCTTTACCCTTTTGCAGGCTGTTGGCGGCTGGCAGACCCAGACCCGCTCCTTTCTGGTCGGGTTAAGACAGGAACAGTATTGGCCATTGATGAAGATAATAAATCACCGCACGTAGCGGTGTGCGGCTCGGCGACCCTCCACTTCCAGCCCTCCACCGGCCGACCCCCCCTTCCTCTTTCCACTAGGGGAGGGCAGAAGCCAGCCAGCTGTCTCCCTCTTTTCTCTTGTagcctcccctttccccccaggCTGCAGCCCCGAGCTCCCTTCGGTCTGtccggccccctcccccaggtggaGGCCTCGTCCTGTGCCCTAGtcggggaaggggtgggaagaAGGGAGCGATTCGTTTTTCATCCTTTGCTCTCCTAAGGACAGGGAAACCCCCCCCCCTCCGTTTTTCTGCCTTCTCATCCACCAGCTCCTGGATATTCGGAGGAGGGTGCGATCCAGAAAAAAAGGAACCTGCCCCCCGATGTTTCTGCTCCCCCTTGTCATAGCCGCCTGTCCCCGGGTGGCCCGAGCGCACGGTTTTGGTGCACCGGGTCCCCCAGCTCCATCGTGCGCCCTGGAGGAGGTCGCGGGCGCTCTTGCTGCCCTCGGGGACTGGCAGCGAGTTTCCCCTTTGCAGGCACGGGGGTGGCCTCGCGGGGCAGAGAGGCAAAGCACTGTCTTCGGGCACCTCGCGTTTCTCTCTGCGCGTTCTCCTGTCCCCGGAACCGCACGGAACTCCGGCCACAGCCCAGAACCCCAGCTCGGATGCCGAGCGAGGACGTGCGTTCACACTCACCCGAGGCCTGGGGTTTGCTCACCAGGGTCCTGCCTCCACTGGGACCCGGGGGCGGTGTGGACATTTACCCTTAAACATCCCCCTTGCTTCCCCAGTGCTCAGTATTTGTGTTAATCATTGCTCCTCCTAGACTTTTTCCTTTGTCGTGGATTTGCCGGCTGAGTGGGCTCAGGTGCACACTGGGGTTGAGCTTCGTAAGGGTCACGTTTTAATGGGGTGAGTGGGAGGCAGCAGGGGAGCAGCCTTGCGAAATACGAGGAATTTCTAATTCCACTTCTGGCCTTCTCCTTACACTCGGGTGTGCAGTCAGTGGGCCAAGCCGcgatttctttttcctgatgtcTGAGGAAGCCTTGAAATCCAAAATGGGACCACCAGTGATGCCGCCTGCGTCGGGCTGGGACAGTTTTCGTCTTCCACATTTTCTGTGCGTGCTCACGCTGCGAGGTAAATAGCCCATTCCGTGGTTCGGGAGCCGAAGGGTGTCGGAAAGGGAAGGGGCAGTAGTGCGAGGCGCGGGTAAGGAGGGTTGTGGTTTGGGAAAGTGCGCCCGGAGAGGGTGCAGCAGCAGCCTTTGCAACCAAAGTTAAAATGTCAAGAGCCGGAGACGCCTGCTCTCCATTTTCCGAAACTGCCGCGACGCTGCTGGACCTCAGGGGGCGCCCCCGAGCCACTCGTCAGGCTCCCGCCACCTCCACCCGCCTAGCTGCCGTGGGGCCGCGGTGGGAtgaggctggggctggaggctgggccGCTGCAGATGCGCCTGGGAGCGGAGAGGCGGCCTCAGCTCCGCCCTGGTGCTCCTGGGCGGCTCTCAACCGCTGGGGACCCGAGTTCGCTTTGGGACGCCCCTTCTTGGCAGCCCTGACCTGGGAAGGCTTTATTTGGTTGACACGAGGGACAAAGATGCTTCTGGTGTTGGATTAGGGTCCTCCTTGTGACATCTTCACCAAAATCCCTTGttggttattttgtttgtttcctctcaGAATCGTGCTAACTTTTCTGATACATTTGTTCTCAGCTCCTGTGAAAGATACAGGGTAACTTTAATTTGGGAGGGTTTTGCAAACATTGCCCTGGCCTGAGTCTTTCCCCAGAGGATGGGAAACAGTGGCTTTTAGTCTCTCAACAGTATGGCAGGGGTGGGACCCGTGTCGCCATTAATGTTTCAACGGATGTTTCCATTTCCAGAGCACAGGTGTTATCAACATGATGTAGTGCATAGGACGTTGTTTTCTGAcatctaaaaaaaatattatggaaaaatttatgcaaatggaaaaatataatggGCCCCTGTGAACTCCCTACTCAGATGTAACAGTTACAACTCAATTTTCCCTCTTCCATTACCCACCCCATCCTCCCCAACACctcattattttaaagcaaatcttacGCACAGTTCATTTAAGCATTGGGTGTATATATTTCTAATCATTGAGAATTTAAGTGCCTCCAACAGCAAATAAATTATGTTATTTGGAAGGGTTaacattttgtgtattttacattcTTAAGCTATTCAGcagaaacttaatttttttttttaattgacttctCTTTCTGCCCTCAGAGTTGAAACCCTTCTCTTTGATTCTGATATGTTTTGTACAGTAATGACATTACATCTAGGAGGCTGATGTTGGAAATATTTCAGATGGGTAAGCTCTGCTGTGTACCTTGGATGTGTCAGAATCGGAGGATCCATGATTGATGTCCTGCGAATCTCCCTCTGAGCTGTCTCTTGGTGTATTTGCATGTACATGCTTTAGTCCTGATGGACATCCTTTATGGCCTTATTAGAAAAACGCAGAAGTAACATACTTGTAAGTCAGCAATCTTACTCTTCAGGGATGGGGTGAGAAACCATgcccccccagccccttccccaaagTGTCTTATTTGAAAATGGAGGATCTTTGTCCAGTCTTGAAACTTGGTCCCTCTAATGCAGTCATGGAATAAAATTTTCGATGTTTCCTTTTAAACAGTGTTCATATTACAGAGTTGATGAAGAGTATTAGTACAAATAGGCATGACAGGACCTTTTGGAAGTACTGAAGTTGCTGTTGCCACAGGCAGAATGGTTATTGGAAAGGTTGgctgaaatgagaaaaagaactaACCAGTTGTGAAGCTCTGGGCATCTCCCCTTAATTATGGACCCGTTTTCACAGAATAAAAGATAACATTGTTTAAATGAGGCAGTATGGGGAATGCTGATGATTTAAcatagcaaaataaaacaaaaaccctttCTGATTCATCTTTCTATTCTGAAAAACTCCCAAGTTAATGTAGTATAATCAGTTACATATCACTGCACTAATTGAAATGCACTTTCTTGCCTTTTATGAAAGAGCATTTAAAATGCCCCAGAACAATTATTATTAGGGATCCCCTCCTACTTCCTTACCCCTCCCTCATTTTCCTGGAAACTTCTTGACCAAAAGGACAGTCTGGACACATTAGCCATACCTAGGTGAGGAAAGCAATTAAGTGTTGCTAGTGCTTTGTTGCTTtacctttttccttttatggtgaaagttgtgtttttttttttttcttttaaatctgaaTATACCTTCAGCATTCTACTCAAAGCATGCAGGACAATGCAATGTCATTCCTAAGCAGGATAAAGTTGTAATATGGGTGTGCATTCTGAGtttcaagaatgaaaaaaagttgTGATTAACACTTTAATTCTAGGGCATATCTTTCATGTAGTCACATTTCATAAATCAGACTTTATGGGAGAAATTCAAAGCATCTGAAGTTATCTCAAAAGTGCTTGACCCCCCCCAGTAAGCTCTTGGTGGGCTTTGGTTATAGGTTGACCATTATCAGGTGAGGGGTGGTAATGAGTGAAGCTGCGTTTTTGGCTGGCTGTGTAAAGAATAAAAGGTCTGTGTATCTAACAATATAAAGGAAGCCAAGGAGATGTGCCCTGCCTCCACTTTTAGTTCTCCGTCTGAGCTTGATCTGGGCAAAGCTGGTAGCTACTGAGGGAGGGGCTCAGGAAAGTGAGAATGTTCTTCTGAGAATAGCCTGCCCCCAACAGGCGGTGAGAGCTGCTTGTGGAATTCCATGGGCTGTTGCTGAATTTGAACCAGAATGAGGTTGTCTTGGTACACATTAGGCCCTCAGTATGTATTCCCAAATGATTAGACGATCCCATACCTTTGTTTGCCTGTCTGAGAAATGGAAGTGACCATCTTGCTTGTAAAAGACCCAATTCCAGAACTGTGGCAGTGTTCTGTGCACTCAGAAGAGCAAATGCACATCTGTAAAAAAAGTTCTCTGTTACTGACTTtgctttgactttttattttttatttgtttacatggaGTTCTAACCAAGGAAATCACTCCAAAAATGATGCATGTTTTTAAATACCGTTTACCTCTCCT
Above is a genomic segment from Eubalaena glacialis isolate mEubGla1 chromosome 7, mEubGla1.1.hap2.+ XY, whole genome shotgun sequence containing:
- the LOC133094910 gene encoding uncharacterized protein LOC133094910, which produces MDPGRDFKAGERASKGRAAAVAAAARDPGRPTTRFSPPAAPGAAESSGAVSGLGAAPDGSRREGGERLPSGPASLCQIPVLRVLKDAALRAGLARFPPSPSALLAYPRLGRPWLRFEERRGRPAAFTGRGGFMLGFFALAAPRWGAPFPPPAHSLLAPPSRRMPLPGNKAKRPSHSGSALGFNFFLSFFFSFWASFGLVPGQGEVGEGRNIDPRLGKTSPFESHTPFPRATVDQWRSFPNSPLHGRREGSRTTACWWGGCRKCASNPWLGESCTAGQDRFPGSYPGERQPLQQSWRGVRGKWKTGLICNEFCPLALVNAFQFPLC